From a single Mobula birostris isolate sMobBir1 chromosome 13, sMobBir1.hap1, whole genome shotgun sequence genomic region:
- the LOC140208480 gene encoding probable G-protein coupled receptor 139 has product MLEAFYSMRKIYYMIIFIIGVPVNLVAIVILSRGKCGLSTCTIRYLVAMATADLLTIIFEVILWRVSYYYFPGTFLDITPVCSVISTLGVAATDCSVWFTVTFTFDRFVAICCQKRKAKYCTGKTAAVVLTTTGALLCFKNVSYFFRYRPVKVIDNIPWDCIIKPSYYTHPGWVGYDWLATVLMPLLPFVLILLLNALTVRHILVTSRVRKGLRGQNKAENRSDPEMESRRRSVILLLTISGSFVILWSVKFAEFLYYIVAVLDQNNYNDSEYIFQHSGEMLMMLSCCTNTFIYGVTQSRFRQQFIRAAKYPLTSIIQQINKQNI; this is encoded by the exons ATGCTTGAAGCATTTTACAGCATGAGAAAAATATATTACATGATCATTTTCATTATTGGTGTTCCTG tgaatttagtggcgattgtgatcctgtcccggggaaagtgcggcctctccacctgcaccattcgctacctggtggccatggcaacggCGGATCTACTCACCATCATCTTTGAGGTCATATTGTGGCGGGTcagttattattacttccccgggaccttcctggacatcacccctgTATGCAGTGTGATCTCTACTCTGGGAGTggcagccacagactgttctgtctggttcactgtcacttttacgtttgatcggtttgtcgccatctgtTGCCAGAAACGGAAAGCaaagtattgcaccgggaaaactgcggctgtggttctgacaacaaccggcgcTCTGCTCTGTTTTAAAAATGTGTCCTACTTCTTTCGATATCGTCCTGTGAAAGTGATTGacaatataccctgggactgtattATAAAGCCAAGCTACTATACGCATCCCGGCTGGGTGGGATATGACTGGCTCGCTACCGTTCTTATGCCATTACTCCCATTCGTGTTAATACTACTGctgaacgctctgacagtcaggcacattttagtgactagtcgcgtccgtaaggggctgaggggtcagaacaaggcggagaaccgcagtgacccggagatggagagcaggaggaggtctgtaatcttacttctcaccatctctggAAGCTTCGTCATCCTGTGGTCGGTAAAATTTGCCGAATTCCTGTATTACATAGTTGCCGTATTGGATCAAAATAATTACAACGATTCggaatacattttccaacactctgGAGAGATGCTGATGATgttaagttgctgcacaaacacgtttatttaTGGGGTGACTCAGTCCAGGTTCAGACAGCAGTTCATCCgcgcagcgaaatatccgctcacgtcaattattcaacaaattaataaacaaaatatCTAA